Proteins encoded together in one Bombus pascuorum chromosome 16, iyBomPasc1.1, whole genome shotgun sequence window:
- the LOC132915327 gene encoding lysophospholipid acyltransferase 5, translating into MSSSMLLSLSETLNTSEAALRLLISIFLGLPIALLHRYTLYGKCPVFQHIFFATCGVLICLWNYGLNILHSAAAMYVTYCVLKRLGGSSLSVVIIFIFNMAYLLCGYYMTSTDDYDIKWTMPQCVLTLRLIGLAFNLLDGQKPEEKLSVSQKQVALKEQPTFLEIAAFAYFPGSFLVGPQFSMKRYLDYVNGRYTMIDTNSFSMKEEIELHDCIIPGISRMFVGCIYLTFYQLGTSYIPNQYLLSAEFREQTFLKRLFTIGFWGHFNLYKYISCWLLAEGVCTTFGLTYNGKDEKGRPLWNGCENVKLLKFETATQFNDYILSFNINTNNWCAEYIYKRLKFLGSKIYSQFFTLVFLAVWHGLHSGYYVCFFLEFIIMYAEKDLSQILKRQQKLQSLLNSRPELQILTWILMNMYTFIFMGYCLVCFTFLSYPRYHQVYFSIYYCGHIIYLSYPLISLFIKIFFLKKRSKKLEE; encoded by the exons TTTAAATACATCCGAAGCTGCACTTCGTCTTCTTATCTCCATTTTTCTTG GATTACCCATCGCCCTTCTTCACAGATATACTTTGTACGGAAAATGTCCAGTTTTTcaacatatattttttgcaaCCTGTGGCGTTTTGATTTGCTTATGGAATTatg GGCTCAATATACTTCACTCAGCAGCAGCAATGTATGTTACATATTGTGTCTTAAAACGCCTTGGTGGTTCCTCTTTATCTGTtgtcattatttttatcttcaataTGGCTTATCTTCTATGCG GATATTATATGACAAGTACAGATGACTATGATATAAAATGGACTATGCCACAGTGTGTATTAACTCTGCGATTAATTGGTCTTGCGTTCAATTTGCTGGACGGTCAAAAACCCGAG GAAAAATTGTCTGTATCGCAGAAACAAGTGGCCTTGAAAGAACAACCAACGTTTTTAGAGATTGCAGCATTTGCATATTTTCCAGGATCGTTTCTCGTTGGGCCACAATTTAGCATGAAAAGGTACTTAGACTATGTAAATGGACGATATACGATGATCGATACGAATTCT ttctctatgaaagaagaaattgaacttcATGATTGTATCATTCCTGGTATTTCTCGAATGTTTGTTGGATGTATATACTTGACATTCTATCAATTAGGGACTTCATACATTCCCAATCAATATCTATTGAGTGCAGAATTCCGAGAACAGACATTCTTGAAACGTCTTTTTACGATTGGCTTTTGGGGTCATTTCaatctgtataaatatatttcttgttgGTTATTAGCTGAAGGG gTTTGTACAACTTTTGGTTTAACTTATAATGGAAAGGATGAGAAAGGTCGTCCTCTGTGGAATGGTtgtgaaaatgttaaattgttaaaatttgaaacagcaACTCAGTTTAATGATTATATCTTATCATTTAATATAAACACTAATAATTGGTGCGCGGAATATATTTACAAGAGATTGAAATTTCTGGgatcaaaaatatatagtcaGTTTTTCACCCTGGTGTTTCTCGCAGTTTGGCATGGACTTCATTCAGGATACTATGTATGCTTCTTCCTCGAGTTTATTATCATGTATGCTGAAAAAGAT ttATCTCAAATATTGAAGAGACAACAGAAATTACAAAGCTTATTAAACAGTCGTCCAGAACTTCAAATTCTCACATGGATTCTTATGAACATGtacacatttatttttatgggtTATTGTCTTgtttgttttacatttttgtcaTACCCTCGTTATCATCAAGtttacttttctatttattattgtgGTCATATAATATATCTCTCTTATCCACTGATTTCACtatttattaagatattttttctaaaaaaacgGTCTAAAAAACTTGAAGAgtaa